GATTTTAACTCCGCAGGTGGCTCGATCTTATAACGTACATAATCTTCAATTCTATCCAAAATAATTAACGACGTATACTCAGAAATCAAATGGTTTTTCTTTGCTAGCGAAATAATCTCCGCTTTGTTTTCTTCTTTATTACTATGTAAAGCTTGCAATTTCTTTTTTGCCCACAAACGTTTAACCAAACTGTTAAAACTAGACTTTACTAAGTTTACTTCAACATGTTCAGTGACTTCATTACCATACCCAAAGTTTAATTGCAGTGTCGTATTTGTATCAAATTTTCCAGATATTGAAAAATCACTAGTAATAGCTGTATTTACTAAGGGATAAACTTCTGATATTGCTCTATTATTATCTATACCTAAAAACTTAAACGTTTCTGTTTTCAAAGTATGTAATGCTTCTTTTGTTTCTGTAAAATTTAGATTAATATATTGTCCATTATTTTGGTTTGAAATGTATTCCAAAAATTGATGATTAGCAGAACTAACAGCGTTTATAGTATACATACCCCCTTTAAACCCATTTTGTAATTCACCTAAATTAAACATCCCGTCACTAAAAAATAAGATCTCATCGCTAGAGGTATTTTCTAAATCTAAATAAGATGTACCACCGTCATACACTAATGACTCAATTTCTTTTTTAAGTAGTTTCCAATTCCCATTAGTAATATTAAATCGTTTTGTCTTATCCGTAGCATTATTAAATGCTATAAAATCAACTTGAACGGTATCTAAATAATCAAAATAAGCCTCTAAAAGCTTCATTTCCGATTCTAACTTTCTAAACTTCATAGAGAATGACGTATCCCAGTATAAACTAATCGTTTTTGGTTTTTGTTTTATTCTGGTCTGCGGTTTAAATAATTTATAGACATTAAAATAATTATCATAGGTCGTTACGTTTTCCGTATTCCCCACAGGAAACTCTAAAACAACTGCTGTATTTACTAAAGCTTTAGCATCCCTTACAGATGCTTTTAAAATACCATCATTAGTTTTAAACTTTAATTTGTAAGGATTGTCACTTATAACTTTAGGATCTTGAGCAACATTATAAACCAATACATCTAAAGAGAAATCTAAAGGCTCCTGAAAATTAAAAGGAATAGTATACCTATGCTTCCCATTACTAGCAATCATTTCTTGTTCAAAAGTGATGCTGAGCATTTTATAACCATTAGCTGGTATTGGATAAACTCTAGCTTTATAATTGTTTCCTTTTGTCATTTCCAATAATCCAGGATCAATGGTTTGACGTATTGTCGATTCGTAAGCCACACGTCCTAACTCTTTTTCAACAATTACGGCATCTCTCATTTTACCATTAACATCCATTGCAAAATTGGTTACAGACTGACCTTGGCCTAAAGGAAAAGCTAGTTCTCCTTCCAAAACACGATCTGTACCATTATAAAACCTCATAGTATAGGTTGTGGTGGCTATATTACCCACAACTTCTGTTTTAACTTCTAATTTTTTTAAAGCTAAAAAAGTGGAATCTTGAAGTTTAATTCTTGGTACTTCCTGAGCAGAAAGAGTTACTGATATAAGAAGAAAAAAAAGTTTGATTAGTTTCATAATGGTTGTTTTAAGTATAATACAAACCTAGAATGAAAGTAACAATTACAAAACCAGTATTGAGTAAAGTGCTATTATGAATTAGGCAACGTTACTTTTTGAGACTTTTTAAAGTTTCAGTTCGATTGACCTTGCCTGAAGTCGTTTCAGCGAAAGCGGAAATAGCATACACCTGTTTAGGCGTTTCAATCGCATTTAAATCCGAAAATACGTTAGCATTTAAAGTATCATTATCTGCTTCAATAATCAGTATAGCGACCTCTCCAAAAATGGGATCGGCTTCAGAGTTGATAAAAAAACGACAGGCCATTTTAGATTGAAGTTTAGCCTCAATTTGCTCCGGAAATAATTTTACACCTCCAGAATTAATAACATTATCAACACGTCCTAACCATTCAAAGGTTGTTTTAGAATGCAACTTAACCACATCATTAGTGATGATCTGATCTACTGTTAATTGTGGTGCATCAATAACCAAACACTCTTTTGTGTTTTGACTAATAACAATATTTGGTAAAGTCGTAAAATAACTTGTCACTCTACCATTGATTTGTTTGACTGCAATATGTGTTATTGTTTCGGTCATACCATACGTTTCATAAACGTTAGTTTTCACCTTTTGAAATTGTTGTTTTAACCGTGATGATACTTGAGCTCCTCCAACAATAAGTGTGTTTATAGTGTTAAGTTTCTGCATCGCTTTTTCAGCTTGCGCCGGAATCATTGCACAAAAATCGTACTGTTTTTCTGTATTAAAAACAGGATTTGTTGTGGGCTCCACACTCTCTATCTCTAATCCTAAAACTATAGCACGCACTAACATCATTTTTCCTGCAATATATGTTGCTGGCAAGCATAATAAAGCAGAATTCCCTGGCACTAATTTAAAAAAATCACCTGTAGCAATAGCGGAATTAACCATGGCTTGCTTTTGTAGCTTAATCATTTTTGGATGACCGGTTGACCCTGAAGTTTTAACCATTATAAAATCGTTATGATCGATCCAATCAGATAAAAATGCCCCTATCTCCTGTTCAAACAATTCGCCTTCTTTTATAAAGCTATAAGCGACCTCTTTTAAGTCTTCAAAAGAAAAATGAATCCCATTTAACTTAAATCTGTTGTGTACTTTATTATAGCTAGGAGTCATATCTTTAGTCTAAAGTTGAATTATCATCAATCACTGGTGCTTCTATATTTCCAAATAATTTTTCTTTCCAATTGGTCCATTTATAGACTTTAGCAAAAATGAATAACAATATAGGAAACACAACAAATACAGGGATAATAATATCTCCAAAACCTGCTTCAGGCTCTGATATATCTTTAAAAACCGAGTGTGTTTGTAAAACCGTCCAATCTGCAGTAACCAATAAGGCTCCAAACAGATTATTGGCGGCATGAAATCCTAGAGATAACTCCATTCCATCATCCATTAATGTTAAAACACCTAGAAATAATCCTGTTCCAATGTAGTACACCATGACACCATACCCTAATTTACCAACTTCTGGATTAAAAACATGCATCCCTCCAAAAATCACTGAGGTTATCAATAATGGCACCCATTTTCTTCTTAAAGATGCCACTAAGTTTTTATTGAATTCGGACTCAAAAGCATTTCTCTTTTTTAAAAATTCAAAAATCAATGCGCCAACTCCAATTATGGCACCAATAACACCAATGCCTTCCCAAGCATCAAAACCATTAACACTAATGATCTTTGAACATATCGGAATAGACAACAGTGTAAAAATAAAACCAAAAGGAAACTGTTTACTTGTTGTTACCGTTCCAAAGCCTTGCATCAGATACCCTCGAAAAATATACTCTTCCAAACTTGTTTGTATTGGCACTAATAACACTGCGATTACCACTAAAATAAGAAAACGGTTTAGCTCAAAATTCCACACATAATTCTCTGGCGAACCATAATAATCAATAAGTACCATTCCTGAAGATATTACACCCCAAAACAAAAAAGAAAACAGCACACGCTTCCAATCTATTTTAGGCCTTGCTGTAGTTACCGATAGCATCGATTGTTTGTGCAAATTTTTAACCACAATAATTAATCCTATAAAACCAAACGCAAAAGAGAGTAATAATAAAAACAAGTTTAAATTTGGTTCTAAAATCGTCATTAATTTAGACTCATCCATATTATAAGCAGACCCACCATTAGCCATATGTTCCATTACCGCCGCAACAGTAAATGGTATTTGTCCAAGCATTGCAAACACAGCAATAATTAAAGACCCCACTAGGTAACGCCAAAATTCATGCTTAGCAGTAAATGCTTGTTTTATAAAATCCATAATCTAAAATTTAAAGTCCCAATTAGTATTTGTATCGTATTGTAATGTCCCTTTTTCTACTTGTAAAGGCGCTGTAATATTATTAGTAAAAAGGCTTCCTGTCCCTAAACCTTGTGGTAAATCACTGTTTTTTGTGTACGTATACTGTGCAATAGCATTAAGCCCGACATTACTCTCTAAAGCACTAGTAATCCACCACCCTATATTTTGTTTTTCAGCCAAGTTAATCCAAGTATCACTCCCTTTAAAACCGCCAATAAAACTAGGTTTTAAAATAATGTATTGCGGATTAATAGTTTGTAGTAAATCCAACTTCTTAACATCATCAAATACACCGATTAACTCTTCGTCTAAAGCAATGTCCAAAGGTGTTTGCTCACAAAGTTTCGCCATGTCTGTAAATTGACCTGCTTTAATTGGTTGTTCAATAGAGTGTAAATTAAAATCTGATAACTGTTTTAGTTTTTCTAAAGCTTCAGAAGGTATAAACGCACCATTGGCATCCACACGTAGTTCTATATCGCTTTCGCTGAAATTACGCCTGATACCCTTTAAAACATCTAACTCCGTTTGAAAATCTATGGCTCCGATTTTTAATTTTATGCAATTAAATCCCGATGTTATTTTGTCTTCAATCTGTTGTTTCATAAAAGCCTGATCACCCATCCATATCAAACCATTAATAGCTATTGAAGCTCTGCCAGCAGTAAAATCAGAAGGAAATAAAACAAAAGGATCTTGACTCTCTAAACTTTTAAAAGCCATTTCTAATCCTATTTGAATACTTGGAAATTCTCCATTTTTAGCATACAAATACGGTAATCCTTTTTCAATTTCTTTACATGTATCTTGTAATTGCGTTTCGTAATCAGGGCGATCATCTACGCTCAAGCCTCTTAAAATACCACATTCTCCAATACCACGTTTACCATCATGTTCGATAATTAAAAACCAAGTTTCCTTAGTTTTTAAAATACCACGCGAGGTACCACTAGGTCTTTTAAATTTTAAAATATGTTTGCGATAGGTTGCTTTCATAATGAAATCAAAAATACTTAAATATTTTTGTAAATTCACCTAAAAATCAACGATTACATGACGTTTAAAAATAAAGTAGTTTGGATTACTGGCGCTTCTAGCGGAATTGGAAAAGGATTAGTATTAGCCTTGTCTAAATTAGAGTGTCAATTAATAATTTCTTCAAGAAATGAAACCACTTTAAACCAAATAAAACAAGCTTGCCCAAACCCTGATAATGTAGCGGTATTACCCTTTGATTTGGCAGATTACGACCACATGAAACCCGTTGTAACACAAGCTATAAAACACTTTGGTAAAATTGACCTTTTAATTAATAATGGAGGTATTAGTCAGCGCTCATTAATAATAGACACAGATATTAGCGTAGATAAAAAATTAATGGAAGTGGATTACTTAGGGACCGTAGCTTTAAGTAAAGCCTTATTACCTCATTTTATAAAAAACAACACTGGACATTACGCAGTTGTTACTAGTTTGATGGGTAAATTTAGTTCGCCCTACCGTTCTGGTTATTGCGGAGCAAAACATGCTTTACATGGTTTTTTTGATGCGCTACGTATGGAACATGAAAAAGACAATATAAACGTAACACTTATTTGTCCTGGATTTGTAAATACAAATATTGCTAAAAACGCACTAATTGGTGATGGTAGTTTACAAAATAGTCAAGATCTGGCAACAGAAAATGGCTTATCTATTGCCGAGTTTTGTGACCGCATGTTACAAGCTATTCAAAAAGAAAAATTTGAAGCCTATATTGGAAAAAAGGAAATTTTAGGTGTGTATTTAAAACGCTTCTTTCCTAAACTTTTACATCGTAAAGTAATGAAAAGCCAGGTTAGATAATTATTACAGTTCTAAACTCTCTCCTATTTCTAATAGCATTAAGTCTTTGTCTTTTTCAAAAAACTTACGTTTAGCTGCTTCATGATCAATTTCGATATAACCAAACGTATCAAAATGATATCCTAATATTTTATCGCACCCCACAAAGTCACTAGCAATGATTGCATCACTAATTCCCATTGTAAAATTGTCTCCAATAGGCAAAATAGCTAAATCCAATTTGGTTTGCATTGGGATCAACTTCATATCAAAAGTTAGCGCTGTATCTCCTGCTATATAAATATTTTTATGTTCACCTTCAAGAACAAAACCCCCAGGTTGCCCACCATAACTCCCATCCGGGAAAGATGATGTATGGATAGCATTGACATATTTTAAACTTCCAAAGTCAAAATCCCAAGCCCCACCGTGATTCATTGGGTGACCTTCAAAACCTAAATTCTGAAAATGAGTTACAATTTCAAAATTAGAAACAATAACCGCATCGGTACGTTTTGCGATTGCTTCCACATCCAAAATATGATCTTGATGTGCATGCGTCAACAATATATAATCTGCATTGATGGTATTAATATCGATATGAGCAGCTTTGGGGTTTCCTGAAATAAATGGATCTACTAAAATATGCGTATCCTCTATTTGAATACCTAAACAGGCGTGACCGTAAAAAGTGATTTTCATGTTAATGTATTTATTACAGTAAATGCCCGATACCTAATAGTAAACTTAACAATACCGTGGTTAATGCTAATTTTTTTAATTCTGGATCAAAATCCTTAGGATTAGTAACCGATCTGACCTTTTTTAAATGCAATATTAAAGGAATATAAGCTATAAAGTAAATCAGATTTAAAGGCGATTTATAGTAAATAACACCAAATAAAACCGATAATGCGATAGCTGTAATTATTAAAAAATAATGATATTTTTTAGCCTTTTCAGCCCCTAATTTCACCGCCAATGTTATTTTGTTTGCTGTTACATCAGATACAATATCCCTCATGTTATTCAGGTTAAGTACCGCTGTACTTAATAATCCTATAGCTACTGCGGGTAAAATGACAATAAAATCTATCTGTTTAGCAAATAAAACATAACATCCTAAAACACTTACTAAACCAAAAAAAACAAAGACAAAAATATCGCCCTTACCTTTATAACCATACGCATTGTTTCCAACGGTATATTTTATAGCTGCATAAATAGAGATCCCTGCTAACACAAAAAACAAAAGCGCTAACCACAAATACTCGGCTTTAAAAGACACATAAATCAATATAGCTGTCAGTAAAACACTAATAATTACATTTATTCTAATGGCTTTATACATGTCTTGGTGCGTAATAGCACCAGATTGTAAGGCACGGACAGGTCCAATGCGTTGGTCGTTATCTGTCCCTTTTACACCGTCTCCATAATCGTTAGCTAAATTTGATAGTATTTGATAACTAAGTGTTGTTAAAATAGCAAATACTAGTATTACACTATCAAAAACACCATTATATTTTGCTAAACAAGCGGCCACTATAATTCCAGAAATAGATAATGGCAATGTACGTAAGCGCATTGCCGACAACCATTTGGTAAGGTTCTTCATATATTATGGAATCCATTGTTTTGGAAAGTTAGGCTTACGTTTTTCTAAAAACGCATCTCTCCCCTCTTTAGCTTCGTCTGTCATATAAGCCAATCGTGTCGCTTCTCCAGCAAATACTTGCTGCCCAACCATGCCATCGTCTGTTAAATTCATAGCGAATTTCAACATTTTAATAGACGTTGGCGATTTCTCTAAAATCTCTTGTGCCCATTGGTAAGCAGTCGTTTCTAACTCGTCATGAGGTATCACGGCATTTACCATTCCCATATCATAAGCTTCCTGTGCAGAGTAATTTCTTCCTAAGAAAAAGATTTCTCTAGCTCTTTTTTGACCTACCATTTTAGCTAAATAAGCTGAGCCATAACCACCATCAAAACTAGTGACATCAGCATCCGTTTGCTTAAAAATAGCATGCTCTTTACTAGCTAAAGTTAAATCGCAAACGACATGCAAACTATGTCCGCCTCCAACAGCCCATCCTGGAACAACTGCTATAACAGCTTTAGGCATAAACCTAATTAAACGTTGTACTTCTAATATATTTAATCTATGATAACCATCCTCTCCGACGTAGCCTTGATGTCCTCTTGCTTTTTGATCTCCTCCAGAGCAAAAACTATAAATCCCATCCTTAGTGGATGGACCTTCAGCAGATAATAATACCACACCTATAGACGTGTCCTCTCCCGCATCATAAAAAGCATCATATAACTCCTTAGTTGTTTTAGGCCTAAAGGCATTTCTAACATTTGGTCTATTAAATGCTATACGTGCAACACCATTACATTTACTATATGTAATATCTTCATAATCTTTGGCCTTTTGCCAATCTATAACCTCCATAAAATATCATTAAATATTGAAGTTATAAAAATACATAATTAATGTATTGTACTCTAATAATTACTTTTTCATTTATCGAATGACTTTCATTTATCTCTACTAAAGTAAAATACTTACAAAAAGTAAAACCAACTAAATAATTGATTTTCAAAGAAAAAGACACATTTAACTTTGCTTTTAATCCGTATACTGTACCGTTTATCGATTTGGCAAAATATTCGTCTAATTTTAATACGAACATTAAAAACACATGCTATCTTTGTCTAATATTTAATTAATCCCTTAAAAATGAATATTTTAAATTCTCCCATTTACAAGCATATAAAACAAACCTTAAGCCTTCCTTTGGCCGACTTATTCTTTTTTGAAAATCTAGTTGTAGTTCAAATTAACGAAGGCATGCATGTTACAGCAGAAACCTCAAAAAATTGCTTTGAGGCCATATATGCTTTTTACGAAACAAAAAACAAGCCTTTTGGCTATTTATCTAATAGAATAAACCAATATTCTATTGAAGTTTTAGATTATAAAAAATACAATAATTTTTTTCCAAATTTGGCTTATTATGGTATTATCGGATATTCTGCATTTCAAAATTTGAGTATTAATATTGAAAAAAAATTCTGTGAAATGCCCGTTTATAGTTTCCAAAATTTAAACGAAGCCTATATTAAAATGAACAATTACATTTTAAATAAAACAAGCCTAATTGATAGTGTAAATTAAACTACCTATTCAAATAAGTGTCTTTATCCAAGTCACTTAACCCTAGCTATCTAAAAAAAAGAGTACTAACCTCTTTTGGGTAGCTTTTTGGTTTTTTAGCGATAATATTTATCTTTTATCGATAACTACTATAAAAAGGAATTCAGAATCTTAAAAAGGTAGAACATTTATTAATTTAGCTTTAAAGCTATTAACCTTATGAATATAATAAACTCAAGCATTGCAAACCAAATTAAAGACATACACATTACAAGTAGTGGTAATTTCTATTTCTTAGACGGCATTGTCATTTCAGAAATTAATGAAAATGTGACCTACACATGGGAGGAAGCACAATATGTTGTGGAAGAAATAAGAAAGTTTTACGGCCCTACAAAAAACATATATTACATCTCTAACCGTGTCAACAATTATTCTGTAAAACCTTCTGATTGGTTAAAATTTTATAATGATAATCAACTTAATGGTTATGCTGTAGTGACAAGAAGTGAGAATAGTTGGTTTAACGCTTTAATGGAAAAACTATTTTTAAAGATAGATATTAATCGTTTTGATAATTTATATAATGCTATTGACCACGCAAAAAATGTAAACAAAACA
This portion of the Olleya sp. Bg11-27 genome encodes:
- a CDS encoding SDR family oxidoreductase translates to MTFKNKVVWITGASSGIGKGLVLALSKLECQLIISSRNETTLNQIKQACPNPDNVAVLPFDLADYDHMKPVVTQAIKHFGKIDLLINNGGISQRSLIIDTDISVDKKLMEVDYLGTVALSKALLPHFIKNNTGHYAVVTSLMGKFSSPYRSGYCGAKHALHGFFDALRMEHEKDNINVTLICPGFVNTNIAKNALIGDGSLQNSQDLATENGLSIAEFCDRMLQAIQKEKFEAYIGKKEILGVYLKRFFPKLLHRKVMKSQVR
- a CDS encoding o-succinylbenzoate synthase, with the protein product MKATYRKHILKFKRPSGTSRGILKTKETWFLIIEHDGKRGIGECGILRGLSVDDRPDYETQLQDTCKEIEKGLPYLYAKNGEFPSIQIGLEMAFKSLESQDPFVLFPSDFTAGRASIAINGLIWMGDQAFMKQQIEDKITSGFNCIKLKIGAIDFQTELDVLKGIRRNFSESDIELRVDANGAFIPSEALEKLKQLSDFNLHSIEQPIKAGQFTDMAKLCEQTPLDIALDEELIGVFDDVKKLDLLQTINPQYIILKPSFIGGFKGSDTWINLAEKQNIGWWITSALESNVGLNAIAQYTYTKNSDLPQGLGTGSLFTNNITAPLQVEKGTLQYDTNTNWDFKF
- a CDS encoding 1,4-dihydroxy-2-naphthoyl-CoA synthase, whose translation is MEVIDWQKAKDYEDITYSKCNGVARIAFNRPNVRNAFRPKTTKELYDAFYDAGEDTSIGVVLLSAEGPSTKDGIYSFCSGGDQKARGHQGYVGEDGYHRLNILEVQRLIRFMPKAVIAVVPGWAVGGGHSLHVVCDLTLASKEHAIFKQTDADVTSFDGGYGSAYLAKMVGQKRAREIFFLGRNYSAQEAYDMGMVNAVIPHDELETTAYQWAQEILEKSPTSIKMLKFAMNLTDDGMVGQQVFAGEATRLAYMTDEAKEGRDAFLEKRKPNFPKQWIP
- a CDS encoding metal-dependent hydrolase translates to MKITFYGHACLGIQIEDTHILVDPFISGNPKAAHIDINTINADYILLTHAHQDHILDVEAIAKRTDAVIVSNFEIVTHFQNLGFEGHPMNHGGAWDFDFGSLKYVNAIHTSSFPDGSYGGQPGGFVLEGEHKNIYIAGDTALTFDMKLIPMQTKLDLAILPIGDNFTMGISDAIIASDFVGCDKILGYHFDTFGYIEIDHEAAKRKFFEKDKDLMLLEIGESLEL
- the menA gene encoding 1,4-dihydroxy-2-naphthoate octaprenyltransferase: MKNLTKWLSAMRLRTLPLSISGIIVAACLAKYNGVFDSVILVFAILTTLSYQILSNLANDYGDGVKGTDNDQRIGPVRALQSGAITHQDMYKAIRINVIISVLLTAILIYVSFKAEYLWLALLFFVLAGISIYAAIKYTVGNNAYGYKGKGDIFVFVFFGLVSVLGCYVLFAKQIDFIVILPAVAIGLLSTAVLNLNNMRDIVSDVTANKITLAVKLGAEKAKKYHYFLIITAIALSVLFGVIYYKSPLNLIYFIAYIPLILHLKKVRSVTNPKDFDPELKKLALTTVLLSLLLGIGHLL
- a CDS encoding CPBP family intramembrane glutamic endopeptidase, which encodes MDFIKQAFTAKHEFWRYLVGSLIIAVFAMLGQIPFTVAAVMEHMANGGSAYNMDESKLMTILEPNLNLFLLLLSFAFGFIGLIIVVKNLHKQSMLSVTTARPKIDWKRVLFSFLFWGVISSGMVLIDYYGSPENYVWNFELNRFLILVVIAVLLVPIQTSLEEYIFRGYLMQGFGTVTTSKQFPFGFIFTLLSIPICSKIISVNGFDAWEGIGVIGAIIGVGALIFEFLKKRNAFESEFNKNLVASLRRKWVPLLITSVIFGGMHVFNPEVGKLGYGVMVYYIGTGLFLGVLTLMDDGMELSLGFHAANNLFGALLVTADWTVLQTHSVFKDISEPEAGFGDIIIPVFVVFPILLFIFAKVYKWTNWKEKLFGNIEAPVIDDNSTLD
- a CDS encoding AMP-binding protein — encoded protein: MTPSYNKVHNRFKLNGIHFSFEDLKEVAYSFIKEGELFEQEIGAFLSDWIDHNDFIMVKTSGSTGHPKMIKLQKQAMVNSAIATGDFFKLVPGNSALLCLPATYIAGKMMLVRAIVLGLEIESVEPTTNPVFNTEKQYDFCAMIPAQAEKAMQKLNTINTLIVGGAQVSSRLKQQFQKVKTNVYETYGMTETITHIAVKQINGRVTSYFTTLPNIVISQNTKECLVIDAPQLTVDQIITNDVVKLHSKTTFEWLGRVDNVINSGGVKLFPEQIEAKLQSKMACRFFINSEADPIFGEVAILIIEADNDTLNANVFSDLNAIETPKQVYAISAFAETTSGKVNRTETLKSLKK